ATGCGAACGAGATGGATCGCGGTTTCGATATGCCAGCCCCAGCCGCCGGTTGAGAAAACGCCGCTCACTTGCGGGCTGAAGCCGCTGTATTGCGCATCGAACACCGCTTTTGGCGGCGGCGTTGGATGCAGATAGATCGGCGTGTTGAGGGCTTCGGCCCGCTCCAGGATCGGCCAGAAGAACTTGTCATCGAGATAGCGGCCGCGTGTATGGCCGTTGATGAGGGCGCCTTTGAAGCCTTGCTGACGGACCCGACGCTCCAGTTCTTCCGCCGCCTTTTCCGGTGCGGCTGTCGGCAGCGCGGCGAAAGCAGCAAACCGCGTCGGATGCTTTTTGACGGCGTCAGCCAGGAAGTCGTTGGACTCACGCGCGGCCGAAATCTGCTCCGCGGCATCGGATTGCTCCACGCCTGGAGAGTTCAGCGAGAGCACCTGCATATCGATCTTGTCGGCATCCATCTCGGCGATGCGCTTGTCGCCGATGTCTTTGAGTTTTTCGTAGATCGCCGCGCCGCGCGGCCCTGCATCGCGGATCCGTCCCATGAATTCCTTGCCCGGACCGGCGAGGAAACCTGGGCTGCCGAAGTGCTCTTCGAGAGTGATGGTCCGCATTTTCTCTTCCTGGCGTGGCGTGAATTTCGGCGGATAAGCGATCTCTTTGCGCCTGTTCTGTCAACTCATCCGCGCGCATGGGACGCGTGCCCGCCGCGTTCGGCGGGCCTCTCAAGATCGTTGGTCGAGACTAAGCCGCCGGGCTGTTACCGGCCGTCGAGCTCGGGCATCTCGAAGTCCTCCCAGCCCGGCACGTCGGCCACTTCCGAGAATGGCTTTCCGTAGGGCCGCGTCGCGTCGATGCCGATCGAGGACGCGGTGCGGAACGGACGCGGCTTGGTCGGATCGTCGATCGAGGGGTCCGAGGGGCCGGCCGGAATCTGATCGACGATGATCACGTCCTTCTGCGGCTGGGTGCGGAATGCCATGGCCCATTCGACATCCGACGACGAGTGCACGTCGATGTCGGGATCGACGATGATCACCCATTTCGGCCGGATGTTGCTCGACATCGCCGAGAGGATCACCTGACGCGCTTCGCCGGCGAAGCGTTGGTTCATCGAGATCACCACATAGAACGACACGCCGGCCGAAGCGCGCACCGAGATCTGATCGATGGTCGGGAATTGCCGCTTCAACGTCTTGAGGAACGAGGCCTCGAACGGAATCTGCTTGAGGATATGGTTCTCGGTGATCGGTTTGCCGGTGAGCAACCCCTGGAAGATCGGCTTCTTGCGGTGCGTGATCGCGGTGATCTTCGCCACAGGTTTCAGCGAGGCAGGCGTGTAATAGCCGGTGTATTCGCCGAGCGGGCCTTCCATCACGGTCTTGTCCATGTCGACTTCGAACTCGATGACGAATTCCGACGTTGCCGGCACCTCGATGTCGCAGGTTTTGCACTTGGTCAGTTCGATCGGCGCGCCGCGAAGTCCGCCCGCAACCTCCCAGTCGTTGGTCTGATCATGCACCTGGACCTGGCACGTGTAGGCGAGGATCGGATCGACGCCGATGATCAGCGCGGCGCGCGGCTTCACGCCCATCTTCTGGCATTTCGCGAGATTCTTGCCGAAGCGGTGGAACGGCTGCGCCGAGAATGACACGGTGTTCTTGCTGAGAATGAGAAAGCGATAGTGGCCGATATCCGGCACGCCGGTTTCCGGATCCTTCGACACCACGATGCCCGGCGTGATGTAGGGGCCGCCATCCTTCGGGCTGTAGGTCGGTATCGGCAGGCTGTAGAGGTCGATATCTTCTTCTTGGATCACAACCTCATGGCAAGGCGCTGCGCCGTTGACCATCACAGGCTTGATCGGATTGTCGAGTCCGTCGAGCACCTTCTGCATGATCGATTTCTCGTCGCTCTGGAACGCGAGAAGCGCCTTGTTGCGGTCCGAATAGAGGCCGCACACCAGCGGGAACTCCGTGCTGTTGTAGTTGAAAGACACGGCGGGCCGGCCTTTCTGATAGGCCTGCTTCAGCGCCTTGCCGACGTCGGTCAATGCGACCGGACGATCGATGTCGATCAGTTCGCCCTGCTGACGCAACACATCGAGGAACTGGCGAAAATCCTGGTAGGGCATCTTGATCTCCAGAGCATGAACGCAGATGTGGTTGACGGGATTGCGCAGGCCGTTATGTCTGACGCCGAGGAAACGTCAAACAAAGGATAGGCGAATGAAAGCCATGCGTGCCGCGCTTGTTGTTGTGGCGATGATGTGCGGCGCAAGCGCTGCAAACGCGCAAAGCAAGTGGCCTGATCATCCGCTGCGCTTTATCGTTCCGCTGCCGGCCGGTTCTGCCGCTGACGTGATGGCGCGATTGATTGGCCAGAAGCTCAGCGAACGCATCGGCCAGCCGGTGATCGCAGAGAACCGCGCGGGCGCAAGCGGCATTCTGGGCGCGGACGTGGTCGCGAAGGGCGCGCCGGACGGCTACATGCTTGGCATCGCGACCTCGACGACGCACGTCACCGCGCCGATCTTCAACGCCAAGCTGCCGTTCGATCCGGTCAATGACTTCGTGCCGGTCGCGGTCGTTGGCACGTCGCCTTACGTGCTGGTGGCGAGCTCGACGCTGCCGGTGAAGACCGTCGCCGATGTGGTCGCGCTCGCCAAGGCCAAGCCGCGCACGATCAGCTATTCGTCGGTCGGGCAGGCGAGCCTTGCCTACCTCGCGATGGAGCTGTTCTCGGCCAAGACCGGCGCCGAATTCAATCACGTGCCCTACAAGACTTCGACCCAGGCGCTGCTCGACCTGGTCGAGGGGCGCATCGACATGCAGTTCGGCATCCTCGGCACGAGCCTCGAGATGATCCGCGAAGGCAAGCTCAAGGCGCTGGCTGTCGCGATGGACAAGCGCAGCGAAGACCTGCCCGGCGTGCCGACCATGGCGGAGGCCGGTGTCAAGGACTTCGAGGTGTCGCTGCTGTTTGCGGTGATGATGCCGCCGAAGACGCCCAACGAGATCGTCACGCGCATCAGTGACAACATCAGGGACATCATGGCCGAGCCCGAGGTCAAGCGCGCGCTCGCGGGCCAGGCCATCATCGCCACCAGCAGCACGCCTATCGAGGCGCATGACCGGATCCAGCGCGAGGTCGCGCTGTGGCGTGGCCTTGCTGCCAAGGCTGGCCTGGTCGCGGAGGCGGGCGGTCGAAATTGAACCCGGCATAGCGATTATCTCCGCAAGTTGCGGATGATCTTTCCAACTGTTTCGAACATCGCCGCGACGTCGGCTTTCGAGAGGCCGGCGCGGGCGCGGAGGTTCACCGCGATCGCGCAATCGTCGAGCGGCTTCTCCAGCGCGCGGCCCGGCGGCGTCAGCGTCACAATGATGCGCCGGCGATCCTGCGGATCGCGCTTCCTGCGGATGAGACCGAGCTTTTCGAGCTGATCGATCACGGCGGTCGACGAGGCGGTCTCGATCCCGATCCGCCGTGACAGATCGACCTGCGCGAGACCATCTTCCTGCCAAAGCTGACGCAGATGCTGGTACTGGCTGAAGGTGATCTTGTGCTGGGCGAGCTCCTCACGCAGCGCGCGGTTGAATACCGCATTTGCATCGCGCAGCAGCATGCCCAGCCCGATGTTGGGAACGTCATGCTGTGCCGCGGAAGCGCCGCGCTTCTCGAATTTGCGAACCGTTGCGGTCACCTGTTTTCTCCGGAGGGCACGCAGCGATAAGTTGACCCAATCATAAGGTATCTTATAATAAGAGTTCTAATAATCAAAGGGAGCAGGCCTTGGCCGAAATCCACGTGTGCAAAAAGGGCGAGATCGCCGATGGCGGCACCCGCCTGGTGAAGAGCGGGCCTGTCGAGATCGGCGTGATCTTCCACAAGGGCGCCTATTACGCCTACCGCAACCAATGCCCGCATCAGGGCGGACCGGCCTGCGAGGGCCTGAAGATGCCGCAGGTGGTCGAGAAGCTCGGCGAGAAAGGCATCTTGCTCGGTCAGGATTTCGACGAGAGCGACATGCACATCGTTTGTCCGTGGCACGGCTGGGAGTTCCATCTCAAGGACGGCTGCCACGTCATCGACAACCGTCACAAGTTGAAAAAATACGACGTCATCGAGCGGGGCGACGAAATCTATGTCGCAGTCTGACGCCAACCGCATCGCCGCGTTTCCGGAGCTTGCCAGCGATCTCGCCGCGGCCTGCGCCGAGGCGATCGAGGCGAACCGGCTGGACGATATTCCGGATGACTCGCTCGGCCAGGCGTTCGGCGCCATCGTCCGGCTCTATGCCGCGAAAGCCCAGATGGGCAACGCGCCGCGGCCCTATGGCCGCAACAGCGGCGTCACCGTGACCGACGTCGCGATCGGCTGCACCGCGCTTCTGGAAAGCGCGGGCATCGAAGTGTTCGAATTGGGCGCCTGGCAATCGATGTCGGGCATCGGCCGTCTCACGCCGCAAGGCGGCAACCGTTAAAGAGGCTTCTCCATGTCCATGCTGACCGATCCGCAGGCTCTGCAGAATCAGGCCAACCGCGATTTCCGCGACCTTGCGAGCGAGGAGTTCGACACCCGCACGCTCCTTCGCAACGCCGTGACCCAGGCGATCGACCGCAAGTACGAAGACTTCCTGATCGTCGACACCGACTCGCACCATTACGAGACCGAGGCTTTCAAGGAGATCGCCGAATACATCGACGATCCGGTGATGCGCTATGAGGCCAAGTTCCAGGGCCACTCGCGCGGTGGCTTCACCTCGGAAACCGGCTCGTATCAGGAGATCGCCGGCCGCATCACGCGCTATCCCGAGCGCAAGAACGAGAAGGTGCCGACCACCAAGCACCGCGACCTGACGCTGATGGAGCGTTGGATGGACGCCATGGGCGTCGACATGGCGGTGATGTTCCCGACGCCGATGCTCAACCTGTCGAACTGCCCGCGCATCCAGGTCGAGGTCGCCATGGCCAAGGCCTATAACCGCTGGCTCTGCGACAAGATCCTCGACGCCGATCCGCGCATCAAGTCGATGCTTTATCTGCCGTTCCACGATCCGGAGGCGAGCTACGAGATCGTCAAGGAGTTCGCCGACCGCAAGGGCGTGATCGGTTTCATGGTGACGTCGACTCACTACAAGGCGAACTACGACAACGCCTACATGAAGACCTACCACATGTTGGAGGAGCGCAACCTGCCGCTCGGTTTCCATGCGGCCTTCACCTGGACCGACCAGAGCCTGCAGCTTTGCAACCGATTCATCGGGGTGCATGCGCTGGGATTCACCTGGTGCAACATGCTGCACATGACCAATTGGATCACCAATGGC
The Rhodoplanes sp. Z2-YC6860 genome window above contains:
- a CDS encoding amidohydrolase family protein — protein: MRTITLEEHFGSPGFLAGPGKEFMGRIRDAGPRGAAIYEKLKDIGDKRIAEMDADKIDMQVLSLNSPGVEQSDAAEQISAARESNDFLADAVKKHPTRFAAFAALPTAAPEKAAEELERRVRQQGFKGALINGHTRGRYLDDKFFWPILERAEALNTPIYLHPTPPPKAVFDAQYSGFSPQVSGVFSTGGWGWHIETAIHLVRMILGGVFDKYPKLQVVIGHLGEGIPFMLPRLNKNLPTEMTKLGRPVGAYLRENVHYTFGGFNFTATFQNLVQEVGIDRIMFSVDYPYGSMAEARAFLEQLPISPADKERIAHGNAERLFGF
- a CDS encoding UbiD family decarboxylase codes for the protein MPYQDFRQFLDVLRQQGELIDIDRPVALTDVGKALKQAYQKGRPAVSFNYNSTEFPLVCGLYSDRNKALLAFQSDEKSIMQKVLDGLDNPIKPVMVNGAAPCHEVVIQEEDIDLYSLPIPTYSPKDGGPYITPGIVVSKDPETGVPDIGHYRFLILSKNTVSFSAQPFHRFGKNLAKCQKMGVKPRAALIIGVDPILAYTCQVQVHDQTNDWEVAGGLRGAPIELTKCKTCDIEVPATSEFVIEFEVDMDKTVMEGPLGEYTGYYTPASLKPVAKITAITHRKKPIFQGLLTGKPITENHILKQIPFEASFLKTLKRQFPTIDQISVRASAGVSFYVVISMNQRFAGEARQVILSAMSSNIRPKWVIIVDPDIDVHSSSDVEWAMAFRTQPQKDVIIVDQIPAGPSDPSIDDPTKPRPFRTASSIGIDATRPYGKPFSEVADVPGWEDFEMPELDGR
- a CDS encoding Bug family tripartite tricarboxylate transporter substrate binding protein, yielding MKAMRAALVVVAMMCGASAANAQSKWPDHPLRFIVPLPAGSAADVMARLIGQKLSERIGQPVIAENRAGASGILGADVVAKGAPDGYMLGIATSTTHVTAPIFNAKLPFDPVNDFVPVAVVGTSPYVLVASSTLPVKTVADVVALAKAKPRTISYSSVGQASLAYLAMELFSAKTGAEFNHVPYKTSTQALLDLVEGRIDMQFGILGTSLEMIREGKLKALAVAMDKRSEDLPGVPTMAEAGVKDFEVSLLFAVMMPPKTPNEIVTRISDNIRDIMAEPEVKRALAGQAIIATSSTPIEAHDRIQREVALWRGLAAKAGLVAEAGGRN
- a CDS encoding MarR family winged helix-turn-helix transcriptional regulator, which encodes MTATVRKFEKRGASAAQHDVPNIGLGMLLRDANAVFNRALREELAQHKITFSQYQHLRQLWQEDGLAQVDLSRRIGIETASSTAVIDQLEKLGLIRRKRDPQDRRRIIVTLTPPGRALEKPLDDCAIAVNLRARAGLSKADVAAMFETVGKIIRNLRR
- a CDS encoding Rieske (2Fe-2S) protein, which gives rise to MAEIHVCKKGEIADGGTRLVKSGPVEIGVIFHKGAYYAYRNQCPHQGGPACEGLKMPQVVEKLGEKGILLGQDFDESDMHIVCPWHGWEFHLKDGCHVIDNRHKLKKYDVIERGDEIYVAV
- a CDS encoding amidohydrolase family protein, giving the protein MSMLTDPQALQNQANRDFRDLASEEFDTRTLLRNAVTQAIDRKYEDFLIVDTDSHHYETEAFKEIAEYIDDPVMRYEAKFQGHSRGGFTSETGSYQEIAGRITRYPERKNEKVPTTKHRDLTLMERWMDAMGVDMAVMFPTPMLNLSNCPRIQVEVAMAKAYNRWLCDKILDADPRIKSMLYLPFHDPEASYEIVKEFADRKGVIGFMVTSTHYKANYDNAYMKTYHMLEERNLPLGFHAAFTWTDQSLQLCNRFIGVHALGFTWCNMLHMTNWITNGMPERFPKLKTLWIESGLAWIPFLMQRLDNEFMMRTSDCGLLKRKPSEYMREMFYTTQPMEMVDNREALELTFKMIKADTQLLYSSDYPHWDMDLPSTIYDLPFLKEEGKRNILGGNAQRLFNLDPVYSPVKLARRAAREAGQPVAAE